GTCGATGTCGATTGGGCCTGCAAAGACGCGACTTCCGCCCAGCTCCCTTCGGACGCGTTCGACCTGGTCATCGTCTCCTATCTCCAGGTGCCCCGCGAAGACATGCAGGCCGTACTCGCCCAGGTTTCAGACGCCCTGGCCCCCGGCGGCCGGCTGTTCATGATCGGCCACGCGCTGCGGAACCTGACGGAAGGCACTGGCGGCCCGAAGCATCCTTCGGTCTTGTGGAACCCGGAAACCCTGGCGGCAGACATCGCCGCCGTCGAACTCCATGTCGAGCGCTGCGAGGAAGTGAGCCGGCCGGTCGATACCGACGACGGCCCCGAGAGCGCCATCGATGTCCTGGCGGACGCCCGCCAGGCCCGCTCTTCCTGAACACGGCTGCCCGGGCGAAGGGTGGGAGCTTTGCATGCACCGAGCCATGAAACTTGTGGGTTGCCTCGCGCTCCTGGCAGCCGTCGCTGCTCCGAACAGGGCCGAAGACTCGAAACACGAGGCGGACTGGATGGGCAGGCAGATGATTCAAAACGGTGAGGCCGAGCTGGAGGTGCTTCTCGAGGGAAACGGCCCGAGCCTGGTCCTGCTTCCCTCCTTGGGCCGGGGCGCCCATGACTTCGATGACCTCTCTCACCGCCTGGCGAAGGCTGGCTACCGTGTGGTCCGGCCGCAACCGCGAGGCATCGGTGAGAGCAGCGGCACCCTCGACGGTCTGACGATGCAGATCCTGGCGGACGACGTTGCGGCGGTGATCCGCTCATTCGGGAACGAATCCGTCGTCGTGGCGGGCCATGCATTCGGCAATCGCGTTGCACGCATGCTGGCCACTTTGCATCCCGAGCTGGTTCACGGGGTCGTCCTGCTGGCGGCGGGCGGGCGTGTTCCGATCCCGGACGATATCGGGCAGGCACTACGATCGAGCTTCGACGACAGCCTCTCCGAGCGCGAACGCCTGGCTGCCATCGAGCTCGCGTTCTTCGCAGAAGGCCACGACCCGGCGGTTTGGCGGGATGGGTGGTACGCGGCTGTGGCCGCAGCGCAGGGCAAGGCCAGTCGGGAGACACCTGCCGAAACCTGGTGGGCAGCCGGGGGGAAGCCGCTACTGGTGGTCCAGCCCGCCGAAGATCGCATTGCGCCCATCGGCAACGCCGAGCACCTGGCCGAAACGTACCCGGACCGCGTTCGTGTCGTCGAGATTCCGCGTGCGGGCCACGCGCTGTTGCCGGAGCAGCCGGAGGCCGTTGCCGCAGCAATGCTGACCTGGCTGCAGCAGCTGTAGGCTGGGCACTGGGCCTCGACGAAGTCAGGGCAGGAAGAGAATGCAGCAAGCCGGGCGTCGCGCCGTAGCCAACGGGTATTGGTAGGTGCGACCGAGGAGCCGCTACAAAGAACGAGTTCGTTCGGCCCGCCTTTAACGCCTACGAACGGGTTGGATTCCAGGCCGTCGAGGAGCTGAAGACGCCACAATTCGAAGGGTTGATGGGAGAGCCGGGCTTCATGCGCATGACCATGGCCCCGTAGCAGATCCCTGGTGCCACCCTCGGCACGTACTCCGTCTCGACGACGCGAAATCGAAACGGCTAGTCAGGTTGCGGTTCGGTCGCCGTCAGCGCGACGAGTGCGAAGAATGCCACGTGCGCAAGGTTCGGAGCAGCCAGGACGAGCACTCTCTGTGCAGGCCCCGCCAGGCCTCCGATCGCCGCGAGCAGCAGAATCAACGCCAGGGGATTGGCCAGGGCCATCCAACGCGGCAATGCCGTCGCACCGCTGGCCACTGCGCGTGCGTAGAAGCCAGACGCGGACAGCGCAGCCACACCGAGCAATACCCACAGAGGCAGCAAGAAAGCTGCCGCGGCTTGCAGTGCCTCGGCACTGTCGCCTTGTGCATTCGCCGCAGCGTTGATGATCACCGCCGTGACTCCGTGAACCGTTCCGCCAATCGCCGCAGCGAAGAGACCCGTGCCAAGAACGGCGCGCGCCGCCGCAGCGCGGCCCGGCGCGAGGAGCTGCGCCA
This bacterium DNA region includes the following protein-coding sequences:
- a CDS encoding class I SAM-dependent methyltransferase, which encodes MKRDAWNERYRSADLVWGTEPNRFVAEALSRPEPAGRALDLACGEGRNAIWLAKQGWEMSAIDYSDVAVERGRQLATAEGVDVDWACKDATSAQLPSDAFDLVIVSYLQVPREDMQAVLAQVSDALAPGGRLFMIGHALRNLTEGTGGPKHPSVLWNPETLAADIAAVELHVERCEEVSRPVDTDDGPESAIDVLADARQARSS
- a CDS encoding alpha/beta hydrolase: MHRAMKLVGCLALLAAVAAPNRAEDSKHEADWMGRQMIQNGEAELEVLLEGNGPSLVLLPSLGRGAHDFDDLSHRLAKAGYRVVRPQPRGIGESSGTLDGLTMQILADDVAAVIRSFGNESVVVAGHAFGNRVARMLATLHPELVHGVVLLAAGGRVPIPDDIGQALRSSFDDSLSERERLAAIELAFFAEGHDPAVWRDGWYAAVAAAQGKASRETPAETWWAAGGKPLLVVQPAEDRIAPIGNAEHLAETYPDRVRVVEIPRAGHALLPEQPEAVAAAMLTWLQQL